From the genome of Triticum aestivum cultivar Chinese Spring chromosome 1A, IWGSC CS RefSeq v2.1, whole genome shotgun sequence:
GNNNNNNNNNNNNNNNNNNNNNNNNNNNNNNNNNNNNNNNNNNNNNNNNNNNNNNNNNNNNNNNNNNNNNNNNNNNNNNNNNNNNNNNNNNNNNNNNNNNNNNNNNNNNNNNNNNNNNNNNNNNNNNNNNNNNNNNNNNNNNNNNNNNNNNNNNNNNNNNNNNNNNNNNNNNNNNNNNNNNNNNNNNNNNNNNNNNNNNNNNNNNNNNNNNNNNNNNNNNNNNNNNctcaacgccgccccggagccccgaccacgacctcgacgccgcctgcccctccctcgtcgcaggcacccgaggtgagcacgcctgctcctccctctgccctacctctgcctagggtttctacctccatcaaattagttagggtaattagggcagtagttcttaggtactaattagttagtaagaactaggtactaattaggtactagaatatttttatttatagtatgtttatttttagtaagaactagttgaattaatagaactagttagtaagaacttgttgctatttttttagttaaagcaattttcccgcatcgacgtggacaatgcctatcccgcatcctcgtcgtcgagtcggcggaggacgacacctgcttgaccagatgggccatgtccgggactgggctccgccggggtggtactgggaggcgctacctaccggggggcgcaggttggtgaggagccagcctgtcgttgacccgaaccttctttgatggcggtcgcgtgggccagtgacggtccagaggctcgaggactccgcggaggtggtgcgtcaccgtgtcagtgaggaggacgcgcacgtccgtcgctacttgtttgcgttggagcacaggttctccaatacctggcaggttctccagggatctcactggagctatgatcccgtgatggttccttctctgtgggtgtccaccgcccgcgccgatacccgtcgtgtgctagggttttagttgtactagtgatgttatatgtatgacactattcaggatgtattagtgataatattcgacgatgtatggacgcatgagatgatttacttttgcttattgaatgcatgctaatttgagtcttataagatattttgaaatgtatatcttgtgttgctcaatatccaagtggccggtcatgtttgcaggttacacctccgagtggcctatgttttgccggagtgttgattcatttccgttccggcaaatttcaagcgctcgatatatcctattttagcaaaggtcatgccggatttttctgtgaattttggcatgacttttgccagaatatgtaggaaatatcgagtgccccgaatttgtgtgttgagtatcctgatagttgtcttctatcgattttcaattaatgttttaactatgaacataggaaatgtctgacgacaaaaaggatttcggtatttgcaaatactgcgaaaacgagcgcggcctgtgcgacggaatcttcctagatgatgataggcgcttcagcatcaagttggatgagaacttcgaagtggatacagtaaatcacaacgacaagtcttttttcgtaattaagcatgacatctgcttcatttgcttgaacttatatttttttactattctactagtgtatcccctgccatgcaaaagtttttgtattggataagataggtttcagtcatactacgGAGGTAAAAAAAGTTTATTTGAAGAccaagcatggttatattttccacgcaaaattatacaattcagacgactacacctattttggatgcaaaacatggctagcactatgcaagacttatgcatttcagcctgatatggttatcacctttgatattcgtccggaagatgatattgaaggtaataccgacatctgggtcgatgtgcagacgcctccagttacaccaaaatgtaagtttctcaaccatatttatgtctttgatattgtttattcaaaaataattgacaactaatttgtattgtcagcttatttcggtgcaagcaaacatgtccagcgcttggtagacaggacctactactgtcccggggctgaactaaactgcgaggagctaagtcattatgtttcatggcttgaggatcttgataccgtcaagacaaattttcttcctagacttagaaatcttagtactgaaaacgtgcgaccaatagtgttcgtcatgaactacggtcacatctatttaggaatgatggtaagatttttactatttgtcctcagtgcatcttttccatacattatttgtgaagctaaacttcattgctaagtatgtgaccatacgatgttcttcaatagggactcccgatgaatgttgtaccttatgggatcgagactaaaggtaccatgactATTATTAGCTTActgccaagatatcctacatgttactttagtgcattcaagatcagcgatgaatgcttaatagtgtaAGACTGGACCAGATaagtgatgggggagcgcagacaagtactagggagcagcaaacagatgtgctacccaaaattaggagacaggttcatctgcatgctccaacttgatcaaggaggagagctacacatgttttatgttgttttacctaagagagagcagcaggagtgattagctagaaatgagtttgaggatgatgatgtgctacactattactatgatgataaaatagctagtgttggtggtaatgactgatgattattattagctagtgttagtggtgattaaataaatattgttggtgctaatgattatgatgatgattaaatagcttgtgctgtcggattagattcaagtggaggcaacatgtggtgcacatcgaaagtactactagtccaaactagatcaagtttggattagtagtatacttttgacatgcaccacatattgcctccacttgaacctaatccgccttcatttgacacactgttatggacataatgatgtaaacctcataactggtattgtaccaatatttgtacgatggcgcataaatacactaaaaaacaatactagtagcgatggaaagaaaacacgctgccagtagttacattagcagcagcgtgggagtgaacaagcgttgcagctatttgtcctagcagtagcgcgtgcggcacgcgttactgctaagcaatagctgtagcgccttattagtagcacgcctacctgcgctactagtgagcacaaaaccaacgctactgctagggttttccctagtagtgacacccGGAAGCACTCGAGCACGAACACCGCCAAGAAGAGCACAAAACCACCGCCGACCCCAAACcgaccgcaccaccaccaccatcagccACACACCACCAACACCGTCAGCCACACACCACCGCCAACCAACCACATGAGCCGTCGGTAACCACCCACAGTCAAGGTCTCCAagatgacgcctccaaggaggtagCAACGTACACGACGCCGTCGTCGCCCGATCTAGCAAATCGGATCATGGACTTTCGCCCGAAGACCCTAGACTCGAGGGATTTGGATGAACTAGACTCCTCAGCAACGCGCCTACAGGGAGGAGGATGACACCAGAAAGCATCACGCGTCACCGGCATTGACTGAGGTCTCTGCAAGGTTTTCACCCGGAGCCAAACACGAACGCCTCGCCTCAAAATCCGAAGACCGCCTCTGGCCGCCACAGCAAGCCCGGGGAAGGGAGAGGAGCACCCCCACTGCGCCACGAGAAGAGGGCCACAAGAGCCGTTGCCATGAAGCCTGGGACCCCCTCCACCTCTACCCTCACATGAGTTGGAGCAGCCGGAGCCGGCAGCAGGCACCACCGGCGCACAAGCGCAGGATGGCAGGAGGGAGGCCATAGGACGCGGCCGCACGCCCAGATCTGGAGCCACACAAACCCGCCAAATCTGGGTCAGATGCATGCGTGCCCGCCTCAACCCCGGCCGAGTCCGGCTCCACCGCACGCGCCGCACAGCAGCCAATACCGGCAAACCCCAAGCCGCCGCAACTCGAGAGCCTGCCTAGCTGGACAGCCGCCACGCACCACCACGAGATCCAGCAGCCGCCAACCACCAGGAGCTCCCCACGCGGAAAAAAAGAGTTGGTCCCGCCACCGCCAGCCGCCAGCGGGCTTTGCCCATCGACGTgtgctggcggcggcgagggagaagcGGGAGGAGGGGGTGGGTTTCGGCGGCAGGGGTCGGGGGTCCGCCCGAGTCGCCTCCAGAGGAGACGACACGGGGGGGTGTACGTCGCAGGATGCCTTTGAAAGGGAAAAACGGCCGGCATCTAATTGTCGACGGCTTGAACTATGATTAATTACTGGCCATGAGTGACAAAAGAACAACTCGCTCTTGCAAGTTATATCATATGGCAGCCATTCATACCATATAGGAGTATATATTTCATCGATCCAACAACCATACTATACGGAACCTCTGCTGATCTTGGCTGGTTTCCAGAAAAGTCATACCAACCGGATGCACTATTTAGTTGTTTCTTCTGAGTAATAATAGCATCTAAACTGCATTTCTTGAAAATGCAACATGATTTAGATCCATAGCTCGCCGTCACATGCCTGTTCAATCTGGTAACCATATTATATAGTACTCTCTCCGTCAATATCGGAACGACCAGACAGCCTGTTTGTTGTCATGTGTCGGCCAGGAGCCAGCAAATTAAGGTATAATATAGAATAAAATCATGGCCGTGATCCCTGTCGTGCGTGCAGTTGCCAACATCCTGTGGTCGCTCCAAGCTCTGAAGCCAGGCTAGCAAGCATGTTCAGCTTTTCTCTTCTTGGTCAGACCTTAATAACTCCTCAACAGTTGCTGTACCAACCTCGACATAAGAAGTCGACAGAAGGAGCCAAAGAATGATCATTGCGAGTGTGGTGTCGTCTCCTCCGGATGACATCTTAGCTCCAGTGAATCGgatgaggagagggtgttttgtacttcctccgtaaattaatataagagcgtttagatcattaaaatagtgatttaaacgtttttatattagtttacggagggagtatctattACCTCATGTAGACCAAACTTATCCTAAGGAGAACAGACAAGATATCACGGAACCCACACGCACTCGTAATCAGGTCTTCATGGAATCGGAAGGGTTTTGAATTGGAAGAGTTTTAAATCAATACGTACATTTGCTCACATGAAACAGACAGATACTCACTAGTACAAATTTTGATTGAACATCAAAAACAACAAAGTATGCACTTCTATAGTTACGTGTCTTATTCGACGGAACTAACATACATGCTATTGAAACTTAAATCCGACCAGGAAACCAACCTACAGCTTACGGGACCTATGCAGTATGAGAAGGCGCTCTGCAACATCTGTCATTGATGGTCTTTGATCCACATCAAGATGAAGACACTCCATAGCAATCTTTGCTAGCTTGTCAAGAATTTCGAAATTGCCTGTTGTTGCAATTTCTGGATCAAACAACTTCAGTGCTGTCTCCCCTCTTTGATGACACTCTTGGAAGCTGCCCACTAAGCTATTATTGTCAGAGTGAGTGGCCTTCTTCCTGCTAATGAGTTCTAAAATGACAACCCCAAAACTATAGACATCACTTCTGTCGGTCAATCGGCCTGTCTTTAGGTATACTGGATCCATATAAGTCATGTCACCTATGATGTTGGCAGTCTGTTCCTTGTCTTTTGCAATCAACCTTGATATGCCAAAATCTGAGATCTTCGGCGTAAACTTTTCATCCAAGAGAATGTTTGCTGGTTTAACATCACCATGCAAGATTTTGGTGTGGGTTTGTGAGTGCATATAAGATAGACCATGTGCTGATTCTTGAAGAATACTTAGACGTACGTCCAAGTTGAGAAGCTTGCTTTTATCCTTGTGAAGAAAGTCTTCCAAGCTTCCATTGGAGATGAATTCGTACACTAGCATGGGGGTATCCACTTCAAGGCAACAACCTCTAAGCCTTACAATATTCCTATGCATGACTTGAGACTGGATAATAACTTCATTTGGAAATTGCTTGTTCTCATGCACATTATCACCAATTGGTTTCTTTATTGCAACTAGAGCTCCATCAATATCACCCTTGTAAACTTCACCGAAGGCACCTTTTCCAATTAAATTGTGACTCTTTAAAATTGCTTTGAGCTCCCCCCTTTTGAAAATCTTAATATTTGCAGCATCCTTTAATGTAAGGCCACCATTCTTTCGGTAAAAGTCCCTGGCCTCCCGCCTCTCTTTGCGAAGAACATAAACGAATATTATAAGTGCCAAGACGAGAATGCCACTTATTGCACCTACATGGGAAAAAATAAAAGAATAAAACCTTAACTATGTAGTTTCCCATAAAAGATATAATCTTAATTCTGGAGTTTACACAGTGCTTTAAACTGCCACAAATATAAAAGTGATACATGGGAAATTGAATTAagctgtgtgtgtgtgcgcgcgcgtgcgcgcgcgtgtgcgtgcatgtgtggaaAACGAGTAGTCATATCCAAGACAGTCAGCAAGGACCAAGATGGTCAACGAAACTCCCGCTCAGTCAAAAAAAAAATCCATAGTGGTTAGcaaaattccaagaaaattgcCATGGTCAACAAGTCAAGCAAGAAGGAAAGAATCAAACGGGTCCAAGTCTAAATAAGGCACAACTAACCAAATACACACTAATGCATGGATGAAGAGGAGTTGTGTAGCATGTACTATGAACACCCTCACATTTGGCTAGTCTTCACGGACTCGGATCTACACTTATCATTCTATCGCTCACACCTACCAACACAATCAGTAGCCTTGGTCATTTGTCAAGGTACCCTCCCATATGTAAAGCTCCCCATAGATATGGACTCTCATTCCCTCTCACTTGAATAAACTTAAGGGAGAAGGACAGTAGGGCTCTTTGGACCTATTTTGACTATTCATAGTGAGTAACACATGCCGTAGTAACATGCATGCGACATATGCAAAAAAAGATGGGATACGTAATTAAACAGGAGAGAGACAAATGAAGTAACACATCATTTTATCATCAAATAGCATTTCCCAATGAAAAAATGtttctacaaagtaataaatgaaggtcTCTATCTTACAGATAATTCCCAGAAACAATTTTGAAATTATCTCAAAAAAATAGTACCAAACACGAGAAATTCAAAACTTCCACCACTACCGTTTGGCGTCTCTGTGCTGCAGTTCATAATTACTTGGAGAACGGTTGTAGAATATATATAGGTAAAATTGTGTCTGTCATAGCTTACCATGTTACTTGTTAAGGCTTAATATGTCTTTAGCGATTTAAAAGtaatcaaaaaatataaaataaatagtgGAGCATCACTCTAATGTAAAAAAGATGATCCAACAGCCCGATTGTGAAGATATGCATTTATGCGTCCTTGAAAAAAAATCATTCCAGGCAACTGAGAGAGATCAATTTAGAGTCATTGTATTTTATGCTCATTGTCAAGTTGTTGAATTTCAGTTGAATTCATGACGCTTCACCTACAGTCTCGAACTATACAAACTACATATTTGAGAAATAAGATGTTTTAGCATACTTTAATTAGTTTGTATATATAGGTAAGCTTGGGCTACCAAGGGGGATCAATTTATACAATTTAATCATCAAATGCGATGGAATTAATACATACATGTGTGGTAGGAGTATGATGTTAATTACTCAGCAAAAAGAAGAGTATGATGTTAATTACCTATGGAAATCTGTGCGGCAAGTGGGAACTTTTCAGTACATCGTTCGGTTCTTGGGTCATGGCTTCGATAACCTAGACGACAGTTGCAGTCGTACGATCCTTGGGTGTCCGTGCATACACCGTAGCAAGGATATTTGGCCGGATCTGCACATTCATCTATATCTGTGTGTCCCGGCCGCAAATTCAAAAATGAAAATTAATCAGGGACATTTAAATATTTGAAGTTTTCAAGCATCTCTATATCAGTATGTACAACATCAATCAACTGCATATAACATGGAAATATAGTTTATAATGAATTTAAACAAATTAATATGTATGATGTAGGAAAGAAAAATAGAACATCAAGTATTTTGAAGCTGAGGAAGTACTAATTAAGCAGGGCCTCTTACTAGTGCATCCATTGGGCA
Proteins encoded in this window:
- the LOC123067981 gene encoding wall-associated receptor kinase 2 translates to MEHMWTPLILLQLLLAAAATAATTATTAGCRPSCGGVDIPYPFGIGVGCFRKGFEIECINNSPVLAGTSLRVVKLTLDPDQSQVMLPMGWQCYNASDPGDTNSNWDYGETTMNKDGVYRISSTHNMLVVVGCNTLGFTASKRTEGGTANYAYYTGCMSYCNNSASAQDGLCDGVGCCRVNIPPGLTDNYFNFREFDHSSMMDYSPCDYAFLADRNNYTFRRSHLKMDTKRSSPVWLDWAIRGNSSISGDIPSCKQAAKTDQYACVSAHSDCVDSINGPGYNCKCSNGYEGDAYLPNGCTNIDECADPAKYPCYGVCTDTQGSYDCNCRLGYRSHDPRTERCTEKFPLAAQISIGAISGILVLALIIFVYVLRKERREARDFYRKNGGLTLKDAANIKIFKRGELKAILKSHNLIGKGAFGEVYKGDIDGALVAIKKPIGDNVHENKQFPNEVIIQSQVMHRNIVRLRGCCLEVDTPMLVYEFISNGSLEDFLHKDKSKLLNLDVRLSILQESAHGLSYMHSQTHTKILHGDVKPANILLDEKFTPKISDFGISRLIAKDKEQTANIIGDMTYMDPVYLKTGRLTDRSDVYSFGVVILELISRKKATHSDNNSLVGSFQECHQRGETALKLFDPEIATTGNFEILDKLAKIAMECLHLDVDQRPSMTDVAERLLILHRSRKL